Genomic DNA from Entomoplasma freundtii:
TTTGGGCATTTCAATTGAAAAAATAGCAATTGAATTATGCGGTTGTTGACTGGAATTTTTATAGTTTGCTGCATTGAAAGCAAGGTTGAGGGCAAACGCCGTTTTCCCCATTGATGGACGAGCAGCTAAGATTACTAAATCACCTTTTTGAAAGCCAGAAGTAATTTTATCCAAACGGTTAAAACCCGACGGCACCCCAGTGGTAGCATGAGGATTTCTTTCCAGTTGTTGTAATTTAGTCACTAGTGATTTGATTGTAGTTCCGATACTTTGGACTTCATCTTGCTTATAATCTAAATCGATTTTTAGAAGTTCATTTTGAGCAGTGTTAAGGACTGTAGCTAAATCATTATTTGATTGACGAAGTTGGCTAATTTCCTTAAGAGTTTGGTCAAATTTTCGGCCCATTGCTTTTTGGAAAACAATATCAATAAGGGTTTCCAGAGCCTCATCTCCATAATAGGTTTCGCTAAGAGCGGTGACGGTTTCGACTCCACCCGCAGCTTTTAGTTTTTGTTCATTTTCTAAGGCATCAATTACTGTTGTACTAATTACTGCCTTACCAGTTTGGTTCAAATTACAAATGGCCCCAAAAATTAGTTTATGAGTCCCTAAGAAAAAGTCATCTTGGGATAAAGCAGAGAGAATTTCTGGAAGTGCATTCGGTGAATGCAGGGCAATTCCTAAAAGTTTTTGCTCCGCTTCCACAAGAATCGCTTGGTCGTTATTTCAATTGCTCACTCCCGCTAGATTTCCATTTGCCATATCTCCTTGACCTTCCTGATTTTAATTTTCTAATTTGAGGTTGGTTGGCTGCATGGAAGCTAAATTAGTTAGCTTCCAAATTAACTTTTAATTTGGCAGAAACCCCAAATTCCATCTTAATATCCAATTTATAATTACCAGGACGATTAAGTGGCGCGTGTTTTTTGACCTTCCGTTTATCAAGGTCAATTTTATAATGATCTCGTAAAAGATTTGTAATTTGTTGGTCAGTAATTTGTCCGAAACTTTTGCCGTTATGGCTTTCTAATTTAAAATTTAAAGTAATATTTTCTAAGTTTCTTCGAATTAAATCTGTTTGCCCTTTTGCTAAGGCCGTTTCTTCCGCAACGATTTGTTGTTTTTTGTGAACAGTTGCCACAGAATTTTGTGTAGCCACTTTTACTAGACCACGAGGGATTAAAAAATTAGTAGCGTAACCGCTCGAAACTTCCTTAATCTCATCTTTACGGCCTTGGCCCTTCACATCTTCCAAAAAAATAACTTTCATGAAATGAAACCTCCTTATAAATTGGTTTTCTAATTAGTTTGTCTAATTATTTATATAGTAATTGTAGCAAGCAAGTTAAAATAACAAAAAGAAAACCACCAACGGTGGCTCACTTATTATCTTATTCAATGACAAATGGTAAAAGAGCCATTTGACGAGCGCGTTTAACAGCTACAGCCAAGTTACGTTGATCTTTTGGCCCAGTACCAGTAATTCTAACTGGAAGAATTTGACCATTTCCCGAAATAAATCTTTTTAACATTTCGACATCTTTGTAATCGATGTATTGAATTTTATTTTTAGCAAAGAAATTAACTTTTTTGCGTTTTTTCACAAATTTTTTCATAGTTTTTGCCTTTCTAATTTTGGTTTTCTAAATTATTAATCGATAACTAATCCCAAAGAATTGAATCGTCAATGTCACTCATTACTTCATCATTTTTATTTGGTAACGTAGTTGAATTATTTAACGAATTATTATCATTCGTTATTGGTTGAACAATGTTGTCTGAACGCAAAGGCTCAAAATTTGGGGTATTGGCGAAGGGATCTTTGGGGTTGAAACTTTGGCTTGGTGAACTATTGTAAGCGACATTTGCTGAAGCGTTATGGGTTGCATTTTTACTTTCTAAAAACTCAACTCGGTCAGCGCGAACGTTAACAATTGTTTGGTATTGACCATTTTCTTGTTTACTACGGACAGTTATACGACCTGTTACGCCAATCATACTCCCTTTGTGAAGAAATTTTGTCATGTTTTCAGCTGTGTGTCCTCACGCTACGCAAGGCACAAAGTTCGTGGTTTCATTACCATTAGCAAATTCTGAAGTAGCTACGGTAAAGAAAACGAATTTACTTGGTCCGTCTGCTCCCCCTTGTGTTTCACGTAATACTAAGTCTTGGGTAATACGCCCAACTAAAGAAACTGCATTCATCTTGCCATCCCCACTTTCTTTGGATTCTTTGAATTTATTTTAAAAGTTATTTAAACAGCTAGTTTGTTAACCTAGTTTGTACTTTGGTTGTTTGAACCAGTGTTACCAACGTTTCCAGTGTTAGAACTTGGACCATTATCTACACGAGTAGTATTTGGTGTTTGTTGTCCATCACGGTTATTGTTGAAATTACGTTTAAAGTCTTTGTTGAATTTTTTGAATTTTGGTTTTTTTGCTTCACGACGTTCTTCATCATATTTAGTCATGTCAGTTTTTGACAATTTAGTTGAAGCAACGTAGTGTTGAACATTTTCAGTATTCATCACCATAGTACGAACAACATTTTTGCGGTCGTTTTTAGTGATACGTTTGAATTCAGCTACAGCCTCTGGGGTTGTGTTGGCAATAACAACAACATAGTACCCTTTTTTCTTATGGTTGATTTCGTAAGCAAAATCCATTAGGCCTCATTCGGCGCTTTCTAGAATTTCTCCGTCAGCACTTAAAATTTGATTTAATTTCTTAATCATTTCCTGTGGTTCTTTCACGTCTTGATCAAGAATATACATCACTTCGTATTTTCTTTTCATGTTTCCTCCTTGTGGTCTAGTGGGCATCTCTGCCAAGGAATTAATCGTGCTAATTAACTCGCGAAATATTATACTACACTTTTCCAGATTTCCCTAGACCTTTTTCGTAAAAAAAGCCCGATAAAAGAGGACTTTTTCCTTTAAAATTAAAGAAAAATAAACGAATGAATAACGGAGTAAAAATGAAAAGAGTTTTATTTATCGGACTAGGTCATATGGGGGGTTCATTAGTATCAGGAATTGCTAAAAAAGCGATTCCTGGGGTGGAACTTTATGGCTTCAATAAAGATGTTGAGCAAGCCGAAAATCTAGCTAAAAAGATTGGTAATTTCAAGATTTTGAAAAACTTGCAAGATTTAGAAAAAGCGGCAATTGATGTAATTGTGATTGGGGTTAGACCGATTGATTTTAACGAATTAGCTGAAGAATTAAATCAGTATAATTTAGCAAACAAAACAATTATTTCAATGGTTAATGCCTTAACTTTAGACAAAATGGATTCCGCCTTTGCCAAACAAAAGGATTTGAGTTTAATTCGCATGATGCCAAATATGAATGCGTCAATCCAAGAATCAGTTACCGCGCTAACAAGTAAAAATGCTTCTGAAGCACAAATGAATTTCGCCAAAGAGCTTTTCCAAGCGTGCGGTTTTGTGACTGAAATACCAGAAAGCAAATTTGCTACATTTGCTGCAATTGCCGGATGCTTACCTTCTTATGTCTTTACTTTTTATCAAGCAATTGTGCAATATGCTGAAGAACATGGTTTTAATCATCATGAAGCAATGGAAATTGTTGGAGCAGCAATTACTGGGAGTGTCCATAATGCTGAACAAAATACTAATAGCCTAGCCACGATGATTAAACAAATTTGTGTTCCTAATGGATCAACCATTGAAGGTCAAAAAGTTTTAGAAGCCAATGATTTTGATGGAATAATCAAGAAAGCTTTAAAAGCCGCTAATGATAAAGCTTAAAAAAGAACCAATTACTGGTTCTTTTTTAATACTTTAATACTCGCTTAATCTTTTGTAAGTATTGGTTTTATTATTGTAGACAACTATGAATTCATCAGAATTCAAAATAAATGGATTGATTTGAATAGATTCAAATCTATTTCAATTTTTTCCACTTTGTTTTATATCGCAGCTAGTTAGTAAACTAAATGAATAGTCATTTGCCACATAATTAGGATCTTCCTTAATCTTATTAATTTTCTCAATTATTTGAATGTCTTGTAGCCTAAATTTAACCCATATTTTAGTTTCTTCACTTATTATTTCCTTGGTTCTCAAGGGCATTGTGATATATTGTAATTCTCCTCATTCCGAACGTATTTCTGGAATTTTTTTTCAATTCCATTTGAAAATATTTTTAATTTTGGGTATTGTAAAAAAATAGTCGTAAGCTTTGTAACAATTATTTTTGTATTCCATTTCAAAACCACTCAAAAATGTTTCTTGATTAGGCTGATCCCTTTTAAAAATATAGTCAAGAGTCCTTTTCAAATCCAAAGTCTTATTCACCCTATTTTTTATAATGCTTTTGTTTTCATTTTTGGGGTTTTCGCTCGTCTTAAGAGAAGGCTGAAATAACCCGTTGCGAACAACACCAGGAATATAGTTATTTTTTTTATTTTTCATTTCTTCTAATAAAAGTTCGAGATCTAAACACGGGATAACCTCTTGAGTTCGATATAAAACTGTTTCTGAAATGCAGCCAGTTTTATGGTAATCAGATTTTAGTTTAGCCAACTCATAAAAACCTTTAGTTTCAGAAGTATTTTTGATTATGACCACGCAACCACATTCTTCATCATTTACTTTTGAAGCGCACCTTAAAGGGCTTTCACCGGTCTGCTTAATTTTTGAGTAATTTTCATAAAGACTTTTTTGTTCTTCAAGATTCAAACTATTATAATAATCGTCAATATTCGTTAATTGTCCGTCATGATAAAATTTTACATTTCAGTAAATCATACATGTTTCCTTCATCATCAAAATTTTGATTCATTTCTATTTTAAATCTTGGTAAACAATTTGCTAACAAAAAAACAACTCGCAAGAGTTGTTTTTTTGTTAGCTTCTGGGGCGCATTTGGGGGAAGAAGAGAACATCTTTAATTGATTCAGAATTAGTGAGTAACATCACTAAACGGTCAATTCCAATTCCAATTCCAGCTGTTGGTGGCATCCCAATTTCTAAAGCTTCAATAAAGTCTAAATCCATTTCAGTAGCTTCATCATTACCACTTTTTCCTTCATTTTCTTGTTCTAAGAAACGGTCATATTGTTGTTGAGGGTTATTCAACTCAGAAAAAGCATTAACATACTCACGGCCAATAATGAATAATTCAAAACGGTCGGTAAAACGAGGATCTTCTTTGTTTAGTTTTGATAATGGGGAAATTTCCACTGGATGACCATAAACAAAAGTGGGTTCAATGATTGATTTTTCAACAAACTCTTCAAAGAAAAGGTTAATAATATGACCAACACCGGTGAAATGTGATTCGACTTTCAAACCTTTTTCTTCGGCAATTTTTTTTGCTTCTGCAAAAGTCATTGGTTTTCAAAAATCCACTCCAGTTTGTTGTTTAATGCCTTCAACCATATGTAGACGACGGAAAGGTTTGGCCAAATCAATTTGGTAATTTCCATAAGGAATAACATTGGGGTTACCAATAGCCTTATTTGCTTTACGGAAAATTGTTTCAGTTAGGTTCATTAAGAAGGTCATATCTTCGTAAGCAACGTAAAGTTCTAAACTAGTAAACTCAGGATTATGACGAGTATCCATTCCTTCATTTCGGAAAATTCGGCCAATTTCGTAAACACCTTCAAAACCACCAACAACCAATCTTTTAAGATGGAGTTCAGTCGCAATTCTTAAATAGAAATCGCTATCTAAGGCGTTGTAATGCGAAATAAAAGGTTTAGCTGCCGCTCCTCCTTTAATGTTTTGGAGGATTGGGGTTTCGACTTCTAAATAGCCTAGTGAATCCAAGTACCCTTGAATTGTTCGAATAATCTTAGTTCGTGCTTGAAAAACTTTTTTAACTTCAGGATTCATAATCAAGTCAACATAACGACGACGATATTTTTCTTCGATATCTTGAATCCCAGAATGTTTATCGGGTAAGGGTCTTAAGGCCTTGGTTAGAAGTTTATATTGCTTAACTCTAATTGATAATTCCCCATGGTCTGTACGCATCATTATGCCTTCCACACCAATGATGTCCCCCAAATCAAGGTTACGGAAATGGGCAAAAGCTTTTTCGCCCATTTCATCAAGACGGCAATAAAGTTGGATTGATGAATCTTGGTCTTGGATATTAACGAAAGCAGCCTTTTTGCCTGCTTCACGGAAAAGACGGATTCGGCCCGCAACTTTCACAAATTTTTCTTTCTCCGGCATTGCTAAAAGTTGATCTTTTGATTCTTCACCAAATTTTTTATGTAGTTCAGCAAGAGTGTAATTACGTTCGAATTTGGTTTCTTGAAATGGGTCAGCACTTGCTTGAACGAGCTGTTGATATTTTTCTTGGCGAACTAATTCTTGTTCACTAAAATTACGTTTACGATTTGTCATGATTAGTTATTTAATCCTTTCTGATACTCCATAAACAAGTCAAGGACATCTTGACGAGTTTCGATTTTATTAGTTAAATCCTTAATGGCTTTAATATTTTTAGTCTTAGGTAAAACATCTCAATATCAATTAAGGTGCTTCCGAAACTCGCGAAGCCCTAAATGGTCGCCTTTTAAAGCAGCCAAGAGATCTAGGTGTTCTAAAACAGTCACCTTTCATTCCTCAAAACTTGGTTTTGGTAACAATTCACCAGTTGCAAGATAATGATTACATTGGGCAAAGATTCATGGATTACCTTGTGACCCACGGGAAATCATCACAGCATCGCACCCAGTTTCTTCTAACATTGTTTTTGCATCTTCAGGAGTTAAAACATCGCCATTACCAATAACAGGAATTTTTACAGCTTCTTTGACGGCTTTAATTTGTTGCCAATCAGCTTTTCCAGTATAGAACTCTGAACGAGTACGACCATGAACTGTGATAGCACTTGCCCCTGCTGCCTCAATAATTTTAGCCACCTCGACAGCAT
This window encodes:
- the dnaB gene encoding replicative DNA helicase gives rise to the protein MANGNLAGVSNWNNDQAILVEAEQKLLGIALHSPNALPEILSALSQDDFFLGTHKLIFGAICNLNQTGKAVISTTVIDALENEQKLKAAGGVETVTALSETYYGDEALETLIDIVFQKAMGRKFDQTLKEISQLRQSNNDLATVLNTAQNELLKIDLDYKQDEVQSIGTTIKSLVTKLQQLERNPHATTGVPSGFNRLDKITSGFQKGDLVILAARPSMGKTAFALNLAFNAANYKNSSQQPHNSIAIFSIEMPKEQLTQRLVAMMTQIDAVKLRTGQNLTTDDWRKIRKAEDQLQDTKIFIDDTPGLTVQQLQARLHKLKRDSKINFCIVDYLQLISTPGSSGENRQNEIANISRQLKRIARDLEVPIICLSQLSRSVEKREDRRPMMSDLRDSGAIEQDADLIMFLYRESYYERKDKLGNQNLEPNPVQETELIISKHRNGSTGTVKLSFNLEYGKFLDLAN
- the rplI gene encoding 50S ribosomal protein L9, whose amino-acid sequence is MKVIFLEDVKGQGRKDEIKEVSSGYATNFLIPRGLVKVATQNSVATVHKKQQIVAEETALAKGQTDLIRRNLENITLNFKLESHNGKSFGQITDQQITNLLRDHYKIDLDKRKVKKHAPLNRPGNYKLDIKMEFGVSAKLKVNLEAN
- the rpsR gene encoding 30S ribosomal protein S18, encoding MKKFVKKRKKVNFFAKNKIQYIDYKDVEMLKRFISGNGQILPVRITGTGPKDQRNLAVAVKRARQMALLPFVIE
- a CDS encoding single-stranded DNA-binding protein, producing MNAVSLVGRITQDLVLRETQGGADGPSKFVFFTVATSEFANGNETTNFVPCVAWGHTAENMTKFLHKGSMIGVTGRITVRSKQENGQYQTIVNVRADRVEFLESKNATHNASANVAYNSSPSQSFNPKDPFANTPNFEPLRSDNIVQPITNDNNSLNNSTTLPNKNDEVMSDIDDSILWD
- the rpsF gene encoding 30S ribosomal protein S6, with the translated sequence MKRKYEVMYILDQDVKEPQEMIKKLNQILSADGEILESAEWGLMDFAYEINHKKKGYYVVVIANTTPEAVAEFKRITKNDRKNVVRTMVMNTENVQHYVASTKLSKTDMTKYDEERREAKKPKFKKFNKDFKRNFNNNRDGQQTPNTTRVDNGPSSNTGNVGNTGSNNQSTN
- a CDS encoding pyrroline-5-carboxylate reductase family protein, which encodes MKRVLFIGLGHMGGSLVSGIAKKAIPGVELYGFNKDVEQAENLAKKIGNFKILKNLQDLEKAAIDVIVIGVRPIDFNELAEELNQYNLANKTIISMVNALTLDKMDSAFAKQKDLSLIRMMPNMNASIQESVTALTSKNASEAQMNFAKELFQACGFVTEIPESKFATFAAIAGCLPSYVFTFYQAIVQYAEEHGFNHHEAMEIVGAAITGSVHNAEQNTNSLATMIKQICVPNGSTIEGQKVLEANDFDGIIKKALKAANDKA
- the lysS gene encoding lysine--tRNA ligase, producing the protein MTNRKRNFSEQELVRQEKYQQLVQASADPFQETKFERNYTLAELHKKFGEESKDQLLAMPEKEKFVKVAGRIRLFREAGKKAAFVNIQDQDSSIQLYCRLDEMGEKAFAHFRNLDLGDIIGVEGIMMRTDHGELSIRVKQYKLLTKALRPLPDKHSGIQDIEEKYRRRYVDLIMNPEVKKVFQARTKIIRTIQGYLDSLGYLEVETPILQNIKGGAAAKPFISHYNALDSDFYLRIATELHLKRLVVGGFEGVYEIGRIFRNEGMDTRHNPEFTSLELYVAYEDMTFLMNLTETIFRKANKAIGNPNVIPYGNYQIDLAKPFRRLHMVEGIKQQTGVDFWKPMTFAEAKKIAEEKGLKVESHFTGVGHIINLFFEEFVEKSIIEPTFVYGHPVEISPLSKLNKEDPRFTDRFELFIIGREYVNAFSELNNPQQQYDRFLEQENEGKSGNDEATEMDLDFIEALEIGMPPTAGIGIGIDRLVMLLTNSESIKDVLFFPQMRPRS
- the dusB gene encoding tRNA dihydrouridine synthase DusB, with protein sequence MANSTSMVKKLVSNKFKIGDVEIPGLIIQGPMAGVANEAFRLISKKHGAALVCSEMVSIEGLRHKNEKSHKMISINQSEHPASLQLFGNDVEAFVKATKLVDQYSDCDIIDLNLGCPAPKVAIRSQSGSQLLKTPKLIGEIVEAVVANTTKPVTAKIRLGWDKENINAVEVAKIIEAAGASAITVHGRTRSEFYTGKADWQQIKAVKEAVKIPVIGNGDVLTPEDAKTMLEETGCDAVMISRGSQGNPWIFAQCNHYLATGELLPKPSFEEWKVTVLEHLDLLAALKGDHLGLREFRKHLNWYWDVLPKTKNIKAIKDLTNKIETRQDVLDLFMEYQKGLNN